Proteins encoded by one window of Streptomyces sp. NBC_01477:
- a CDS encoding alpha-ketoglutarate-dependent dioxygenase AlkB — MSHQQTSLFATGAPVLGGLDRLRRTVLGHGAWIDVLPGWLSGADDLFADLAARVPWREERRTMYDNVVAVPRLLAHYAEGEPLPDPVLTEARDRLGAHYAAELGEAFVSAGLCFYRDGRDSVAWHGDRFGRGATRDTMVAILSLGDPRPLLLRPRGGGGAARKVPLGHGDLIVMGGSCQRTWDHAIPKTRSAVGGRISVQFRPRGVA; from the coding sequence ATGTCCCATCAGCAGACATCACTCTTCGCCACCGGCGCCCCGGTCCTCGGCGGCCTGGACCGGCTGCGGCGCACCGTGCTCGGCCACGGCGCGTGGATCGACGTGCTGCCCGGCTGGCTGAGCGGTGCCGACGACCTCTTCGCCGATCTGGCCGCCCGGGTCCCGTGGCGCGAGGAGCGCCGCACCATGTACGACAACGTGGTCGCGGTGCCGCGCCTGCTCGCCCACTATGCGGAGGGCGAGCCGCTGCCCGACCCGGTGCTGACCGAGGCCCGCGACCGGCTCGGCGCGCATTACGCGGCGGAGCTGGGCGAGGCATTCGTCAGCGCGGGCCTGTGCTTCTACCGCGACGGCCGGGACAGCGTCGCCTGGCACGGCGACCGCTTCGGCCGCGGTGCCACACGCGACACGATGGTCGCGATCCTCTCGCTCGGCGACCCCCGGCCGCTGCTGCTGCGCCCGCGCGGCGGCGGCGGCGCCGCCCGGAAGGTGCCGCTGGGCCACGGCGACCTGATCGTGATGGGCGGTAGCTGCCAGCGCACCTGGGACCACGCGATACCCAAGACCCGGTCGGCGGTCGGCGGCCGGATCAGCGTGCAGTTCCGCCCGCGCGGCGTGGCCTGA